The Lycium barbarum isolate Lr01 chromosome 9, ASM1917538v2, whole genome shotgun sequence genome has a segment encoding these proteins:
- the LOC132612343 gene encoding uncharacterized protein LOC132612343, whose amino-acid sequence MHRVASSGNTSNSVRARKEKRFTYVLNDSDDTKHCAGVNCLALLKSSSPDGSEYLFTGSRDGTLKGWELAEDGATCCATFESHVDWVNDAVLTGNNTLVSCSSDTTVKVWNGLSEGSCIRTLRQHSDYVTCLASAEKNSNVIASAGLGGEVYIWDLEGALAPTSKSSDATEEDCSNGVSGSGSSLPMTSIRPNSSSNNISLHTQSQGYIPVSAKGHKESVYALAMNDSGSLLVSGGTEKVVRVWDPRTGSKTMKLKGHTDNIRALLLDSTGRFCLSGSSDSMIRLWDLGQQRCVHSYAVHTDSVWALASTPTFSHVYSGGRDLSLYLTDLATRESVLLCTKDHPILQLALHGDSMWVATTDSSVHKWPAEVHNPQKVFERGGSFLAGNLSFSRARVSLEGSTPVPVYKEPSFSIYGTPGIVQHEILNDRRHVLTKDTAGTVKLWEITRGAVIQNYGEVSFDKKKEELFEMVSIPAWFTVDTKLGSLAVHLDTPQCFSAEMYSTDLNIPGKPEDDKVNLARETLKGLLVHWLIKRRRKFGSQSSINGEVPSGKYVSTRILTASRMELDGNADNDSAVFPPFEFSAAFPPSIMTEGSQSGPWRKKITDLDGTEDEKDIPWWVIDCVMNNRLPPRENTKCSFYLHPCEGSTAQILTQGKLSAPRILRIHKVINYVIEKMVLDKPLDSVNSDGTFAPGMHGGTGGDGSFQTGPKPWQKLKPSIEILCNNQVLSPDMSLATVRAYIWKKPEDVVLNYRVLPSK is encoded by the exons ATGCACCGTGTAGCAAGTTCTGGCAACACATCCAATTCGGTGAGGGCTCGGAAGGAGAAGAGGTTCACTTATGTTTTAAATGATTCAGATGACACTAAG CATTGTGCAGGTGTAAATTGTTTGGCTCTGTTGAAGTCATCCTCACCCGATGGGTCTGAGTACCTATTTACTGGGAGCAGAGACGGCACATTAAAGGGATGGGAATTGGCTGAAGATGGTGCCACCTGCTGTGCTACATTTGAGTCCCATGTTGATTGG GTAAATGATGCTGTTCTTACAGGCAATAACACTTTAGTTTCATGCTCCTCAGACACCACTGTCAAG GTATGGAATGGCTTATCTGAGGGATCTTGTATCAGGACACTTCGTCAGCACTCTGATTATGTCACTTGCCTTGCTTCAGCAGAAAAAAAT AGCAACGTTATTGCATCTGCTGGACTTGGTGGTGAGGTTTACATATGGGACCTTGAAGGTGCACTTGCCCCTACATCTAAGTCAAGTGATGCAACTGAGGAAGACTGTTCAAATGGTGTCAGTGGTTCAGGAAGTTCATTGCCCATGACAAGCATCCGCCCTAATAGTTCGAGCAATAACATTTCCTTGCACACCCAGTCTCAAGGATATATTCCTGTGTCTGCAAAAGGCCATAAGGAGTCAGTATATGCATTGGCAATGAATGACAGCGGATCCCTTCTTGTTTCTGGTGGAACTGAGAAG GTTGTGCGTGTCTGGGATCCAAGAACTGGTTCGAAGACCATGAAGTTAAAAGGTCATACAGATAATATTAGGGCGCTGCTTCTTGATTCTACTGGCAG GTTCTGCTTATCCGGGTCATCTGATTCCATGATTAG ATTATGGGATCTGGGTCAGCAGAGGTGTGTGCATTCGTATGCTGTGCATACCGATTCCGTATGGGCACTTGCCAGCACTCCAACATTTAGTCATGTTTATAGTGGTGGAAGAGATCTCTCT TTGTACTTAACAGATTTGGCAACAAGGGAAAGTGTCTTGCTTTGTACAAAGGATCACCCAATTTTGCAGTTAGCATTACATGGTGATAGCATGTGGGTGGCCACAACTGATTCTTCTGTTCATAAGTGGCCAGCAGAAGTGCATAATCCCCAGAAAGTTTTCGAAAGAGGGGGTTCGTTCTTGGCTGGAAACTTGTCCTTTTCCAGGGCAAGGGTTTCATTAGAGGGATCTACCCCT GTACCTGTCTATAAAGAACCTTCCTTTAGCATTTATGGAACTCCAGGAATAGTGCAGCATGAGATTTTGAACGACAGAAGACATGTCTTGACCAAG GATACTGCTGGTACAGTTAAGTTGTGGGAGATCACAAGAGGGGCTGTAATTCAAAACTACGGAGAG GTTTCATTTgacaagaaaaaggaagaattaTTTGAGATG GTAAGCATCCCTGCATGGTTCACTGTGGACACAAAGCTCGGAAGCTTGGCTGTACATTTGGATACTCCACAATGCTTTTCTGCTGAGATGTACTCCACTGACCTCAACATCCCTGGGAAACCTGAAGATGACAAG GTCAATTTGGCACGAGAAACACTTAAAGGGCTGTTGGTGCATTGGTTAATCAAAAGAAGGCGGAAATTTGGATCTCAATCGTCAATTAATGGAGAAGTTCCATCTGGAAAATATGTATCTACAAGGATTTTGACTGCATCTAGAATGGAATTAGATGGTAATGCTGATAATGATTCTGCAGTGTTTCCCCCCTTTGAAttttcagcagcatttcctccATCCATCATGACTGAGGGCTCTCAAAGTGGTCCTTGGAGGAAAAAGATCACCGACTTAGATGGAACTGAAGACGAGAAGGACATTCCATGGTGGGTTATAGACTGCGTGATGAACAATCGGCTGCCTCCCAGGGAAAATACCAA ATGTAGCTTTTATTTGCATCCATGTGAAGGTTCTACTGCCCAGATCCTTACCCAAGGCAAACTGAGTGCACCTCGCATATTAAGAATTCACAAA GTTATCAATTATGTCATAGAAAAGATGGTTCTCGACAAGCCTTTGGATAGCGTAAACTCGGATGGAACTTTTGCTCCTGGTATGCATGGAGGTACTGGAGGAGATGGCTCATTCCAGACTGGGCCGAAGCCTTGGCAAAAGCTTAAGCCATCTATAGAGATCCTGTGCAATAACCAG GTTTTATCCCCTGATATGAGCTTAGCAACTGTCCGGGCCTATATATGGAAGAAACCTGAAGATGTTGTACTTAATTACCGTGTGTTGCCGAGCAAGTGA